TCAAACTAGTCTGGGATGTCTGTTCCGGAAACAGGCCTGGTACGCTGGGTGTGCCCCAGACTCACtgcacccttccccctccagacAACTCTGCAGTAGGCTGGGCTCCAAGCTGCGTTGCCACCCAAGGGGCGCTGCGCCCAACGCGAGGACGGCgtcgcctcccctcccctccactccctgGGCGCCGCGCACGGCACCTCGGCCCGCATCCAGGGACGGATGGAGTGTCCCCGAGGGCCCTGCGCAGGGACTGAGGGCGGCCCGCCGGGCAAGAGTCGGGCGGGGGCAGAGTGGGAGCTACTCGGAGTGACGAAACCCAAGACTCTGGGGCGAGGGGAGGGCGCTGGGGAACCAGTGCTCAGAGCGGTCCCAGCGGGGGCGGAACACTCGCCAGGAGCTTCTAGGCCGCGCGCCTGGGAGAGGAAGAGGTGCCGCGGGATGGGAGCGCGCAGGCGGGGGGACCCAAAGGCCGCCACGCGGCGCCGGGCCAGCGGGTACCTTGGCCGGCGGAGTCCATGTTTAGGCGGCGACCGGGCCGCAGCTGGCGTCGAAGCCGGGGTCGCGGGCGCAGCGGGAACCGAGCGGGCCGCACCAGGTGTCGCTCGCCGCTTACGCACTAGCCAGCTGAATCTCCTCAGGCGCCGCGGCATAACGTGATCAACTGCGCGACGACCCACTTCCGCTTTGACGCGCGCTCCGCCCCCCCCGTCCCGCCCCTACGAGCGGTGTCCAATGAGGGAGTGTTTTGGCCCAGTCCCGGTTCATCAGCTTCAACCTGATTGGCCGAGGCTGCGGACGAAGCCGGAAAGGGAGGCCGGTCCACCAGCGAGAAGCACAGGTAGAACGGTCTTGAGGTGCACGGGGTAAGGTGGGAACTGGGAGGACCGTGAAATATGGCACTACGGGATCACGGAGGTGGGCCTCTTGGAGGTCTCCAGGGTGCTTGCCCCAGCCGCGAGCGCCACGGCTCACGTACTTCGGCGGGTCAGACTCAGGCCGCTCGCGATCCCTCCGAGGGCTGACCCACTGACTTTGGGGCTCTTTTCCTTTTTGGGTCTGTCCTTTTTGTAGGGATTTTTAAGTTGTATGAGGGTTGCGCAGAAAAAGGCGCGACCACGAGTTGCTCTCTTCTGGCTGATGGCGCCCCTCGACCCCGTGTTCTCTCACTTCCTTTTCACAGCAACCCGGTGAGACAGATGGGGccctccccactttacagatgagaaaactgaggccagagttACTTGCCCGTCACTCAGCTAGTTGAGTTGCTTCCTGCAGACTCCGGAGAAGAGTTTGCGAAACTTGTCAAAGGAGAGGTGTGTAGCCATTAGGCAACCCGGTCCCGCTAAAACAAGTCCCACGACTACCCTTCCTTGGCTACTAATTGCCTCTGCAAGCAATCCTTTAGTGCGGGGGctggggctgcacagcaggaggtgagcggcgggcaagcgagcgaagctttatctgcggctccccatcgctcgcatcaccacctgaacctttccctcccccctgtccgtggaaaaattgtcttccacggaaccggtccctggtgccaaaaaggttggggaccaatGCTTTAGTGGTATTCAAACCCTTGAGGATCTGACCCTTCTGGACAGCATTCCCGCAAACAGCCAAGCCACCCTGCATGTACTGATCCCTAGGAAGGAAATCCATTCCTTCACCTGGCTAACTCCTCTTACTGTCTCAGCTCAAAGCTCACCTTCTCCCCATAGGTCTTCCTGGTACTTTAGGTCACCTTAAGTACCTGCCTCTGCTTGCACTGGCCCAGGTGCATCCAGGCCAGGTCCTACTCTGGGGCCGTCAATTATATGCCCGCCCCACTTGCCTTCTTTCAGCTTTTCCAGAGTTTCTAGCTGAAACCACCCTGGCCAGCCCCTGTCCCCAGGGGCTGAGGACAGCCGTAGCCCCTGCTTCATACAATTAAGGGCAGGTGGTAAGGATGCAACTGCATTTCAGAGGGTGGCGGGCAGAGCGCCTGTCTCTCATTCTGTACGGTGTCTCTGAGCCAGGAACAAAGCAAGGAGTGGTCAGTGCGGGTGTGTCTGTAGTTCCACCTGGACTGCCTGCCACTTACTCTGAGTCTGTGGTTCCACAGTGAACCCCATCCTGTAGAAGCCAGGAATGGGGCGGGGGGAACCCTATGAAGCAGCAGCATCGCACTCCTGGGGAGGTCCAGCTGCTAAGACTTTTACAGCCCTTCCAAAGCCAGTGTCCTTTCATAGTCAGAGGCGACTTGCACAGACCCTTCAACACTCATCTTTCCCAGAGTCATCCTGTAACCCAGGCCAGGTGAAGGACGCCTCCTGGTGTCCCACAGCCCATGTTCACACCATCCTTTCTAGGTGATCAAGGCACCCATCACACAGTGTTGCCATAAACTGGGTCAGGTTAATCTTTGCATTCCCTTTAGGAGCTGGGAGCAGAGTGGGACCGTCCACAAATgttggaggaaggaagagaaaggagggaaggggatGCCCCAGTAAGGGAGAGTGCCAGGTCCCTTTGCAttgccccaccctgccccagacACCAGGTGGGGATCCTGGGCAGGGCCAGCTTTACTGGTTTGGGGTGGCGGGTGGGAGAAGGGACACGCAGAAGCACGGTCTACAGCCTCCAGGGCAACTGGAAGTTCTCGGGTTCCAGCGGACTGCAGTGGGTCGCCTCCACGTTCCTGAGGTGCTGGCGCCGCCGCCGGCTCAGGCCCTGGCCCACTAGCCAGGGGAAAGCGAGCCCGTGTGGGCCCCAGGCCTCCTCGTCCTCTTGCCGGTCCTCGCAGCGTGCGCGGTAGGAGTGCAGCAGGGCTAGGCACCACTCGTCCACGCGGTAGCGCGCGTAGAAGGCGGCCTCCTGCGCCAGGTTGCCGGCACGCAGCCATCGGGTCACGACAGCGAGGCCCTGGCGCGCCATCACGGCTGGGTAGCGGCGCTGCAGCAGGCGCGGGAGCAGCTCGTTGCCGCGGTGGCCCTCCACGTCGCCCGACGGCAGGGGGCGCAGGTGGCCCGAGGTGCTGACCACGTCGTCGTCCAGCGTGCGCCGGAGCTGCAGCACTGGCCCGGGTTAGCGGCACAACTGCTCGGCCACGTTGAGGTTGAAGTGCTCGCGCACCGTGCgcaccaccagtcccttccagCTGTGGGGCATGACCTTCAGCGCCAGCGGCACAAGGTCGTCAAAGGTGGCATCGAGCACCAGCGCGCCCAGCTCCGGGTACGTCATGGTGGCCCACGTGGCTGTGAAGCCACCGATGGACCAGCCGTAGATAGACCACCACGTGCACGGGTTGGAAGTGCAGGCGGTGCAGCGCGTACTTGACCACCACATCCATGGCGTTGGCGTCGTGCTGAGGGAACGGCGCGCCCGTGCTGCCACCGAAGCCTGGGTGGTTCCAGCCCAACACTGAATAGCCGGCCTCCAGCGGCGCCGACAGACAGCCCATCTCGTGGAAGCCGGCGTTGCCCTCGCAGCAGATGATGAGGCGCAGGCCGCGGCCATGGCTGCCCGGGCGCTGGCGGCGTTCCATGAACATGGTGTTGATCTCGTTGCTGTCACAGGCCACCAGCTTGGCGCACCGGCCGCGGTAGCGGTCCACCAGGCGCTCCTGGCCCTGctgcagcagcggcagcagcgcGCGCGTCATCAGGAACACGGAGCCGGGGTTCACGAGCCAGCGGCCCATTGAGTGGGCCAGCGCGTAGCTGGCGAGCCGGCCGGGCAGCTCACGGATCTGCTGCAGGAGGCACTGCGCCTGGCTGCGCGCACCGCGGGACGGCCGCCCCTGCGCGTCTTCGCCCAGCGCCGCGCCCCCGGCAGCCACACGCCCGCCGCGGCCGCGGCGCACGTCAGCGCCCGGTGACCGCTGCGGCCCCCGTTGGCGGCGCGCACGTCACCCCAGCGGAAGTCCGCAGGCCAGCCGCGGAAGTTGTAGGTGTAGTTTGCCGTCAGGTAGATCTTGAACAAGTGCACCAGCGCCTTCACGAAGCAGACCATGCACATGGGCGCTAAGGCGCCGGGCCCCGACAGAGAGCCCTAAGGCCCAGTCGCTGGCCGGATGGCGCTTGCAGTGGGAGGCCTAGGTCCGGCCCGGAGGGCAGCGGAAGGGAAGGGCGCGCGCGGGGCCGCCTCGGGACATGCCTCCTCAGGGCTTGGCCCTCGTGGCCTTTATGACCTGGGCCGGGAGAGGCATCCTCTCTCTGCCCGGCGTGGGCCGGCTTTGTGAGTCACCATTGCTCCGGAGAGGCGGCAGTCTGTGATGGGCGCACAGAGGGTTCCGGGCGTGGTGgaccgcccctcccccccaccccgccctcgcCTGGGCCACAGCCTCAGGACCCTGGCGCAGCCACACCCTCGCCAGGCCCTCTTTGGCCCGCATCCTCCCGGGGCCTCATTAGCCTCTCACCCACGCGCAAGGCCACCTCCACCCGCGCCTGAGCAGCGTCTGGCCCCTTCCTCCTTGAACTGTAGGTGGACACACAGGCCAGAAATCAACAGTGCTGACCTCTTCCTCGGTCTCACCGGGAAAAATGCAGGGCTGCCCACGGCGCTGAACCCCCGCCACCTCCCGAGGGGCAGCTGCCCTGGTGGGAGAGGGAGCAGAGACAGGACGAAGCAGTCCTGGGGATCAGGCTGTGTGAGAGTCTGCAAAGGCTATGTGGGCCCCCCAACAGGCCAGCCAGGAGGAGCAGctccctgcccagccctcccAGCTCAAGGGCAAAGCCCAGGAAGTCCCTGGGGGCCAGCCGGGCTCTTTGCTCACTGCCTGTGCTGCTACCCTCCATACCTTCCTTCCCAGGAAAGGGGGTGAGCACAGGCCGgaaccccacccccgccccgggctGTTCTTCATCCTCTTTCTACTGACGCCTGCAGAGGCAGTGACCTTCTCCAGGTGGGTGCTGCCTGGCCAATGTTCCTCATTTTCAGCCCCTGGT
The DNA window shown above is from Kogia breviceps isolate mKogBre1 chromosome 14, mKogBre1 haplotype 1, whole genome shotgun sequence and carries:
- the ABHD16B gene encoding LOW QUALITY PROTEIN: protein ABHD16B (The sequence of the model RefSeq protein was modified relative to this genomic sequence to represent the inferred CDS: inserted 1 base in 1 codon; deleted 1 base in 1 codon; substituted 1 base at 1 genomic stop codon), which encodes MCMVCFVKALVHLFKIYLTANYTYNFRGWPADFRWGDVRAANGGRSGHRALTCAAAAAGVWLXGGAALGEDAQGRPSRGARSQAQCLLQQIRELPGRLASYALAHSMGRWLVNPGSVFLMTRALLPLLQQGQERLVDRYRGRCAKLVACDSNEINTMFMERRQRPGSHGRGLRLIICCEGNAGFHEMGCLSAPLEAGYSVLGWNHPGFGGSTGAPFPQHDANAMDVVVKYALHRLHFQPVHVVVYYGWSIGGFTATWATMTYPELGALVLDATFDDLVPLALKVMPHSWKGLVVRTVREHFNLNVAEQLCRXPGPVLQLRRTLDDDVVSTSGHLRPLPSGDVEGHRGNELLPRLLQRRYPAVMARQGLAVVTRWLRAGNLAQEAAFYARYRVDEWCLALLHSYRARCEDRQEDEEAWGPHGLAFPWLVGQGLSRRRRQHLRNVEATHCSPLEPENFQLPWRL